From the genome of Myripristis murdjan chromosome 22, fMyrMur1.1, whole genome shotgun sequence, one region includes:
- the LOC115380768 gene encoding uncharacterized protein LOC115380768: protein MPISTAPFSREATASPGTGDIGNTGPTMLANECTMSSSCHARTSPQEGTIALLSEPLVVRGELQSASPLSRRRDRWQALAASPWVLRTISRGYRLQFAVAPPRFSGIIHSQARGESARVLQEEILSLLNKGAVSVVPPAQIQSGFYSRYFLVPKRGGNGIRPILDLRALNKFLRKYKFRMLTHASLLRLVRQNDWFTSIDLKDAYFHIPIYPPHRKYLRFAFQGVCYEYHVLPFGLSLSPRVFVRCTEAAIAPLRRQGIRLATYLDDWLLLAHTEQEVRAHTHLVIRHLTDLSFVINAEKSMLSPKQSIIFLGLSLDSVSFTARLSAERVQTFKACLAFFRLRKSVRFRLCLRLLGLMASAILVVRLGRLHMREFQRWVASLRLDPVRHGARRVLVTPECIMALRHWRAPSFLTRGVPMGPVLSRKVVTTDASLSGWGGIHEGRAVRGRWSIGLQRSHINFLELSAVFLSLKHFLPSLVGRHVLVRMDNTTTVAYINRQGGLRSHRLHTLARRLILWSSERFLSLRATHVPGALNAGVDLLSRGGPVYGEWTLHPNVVKQIWTRYGRAAVDLFVSRENTQCAMFFSLRSPDAPLGIDALAHAWPHVLLYAFPPLALIPPTLSRVREQGHALILIAPHWPAMHWLAEIYQMLRAQPWQLPLRRDLLSQGGGMLFHPHPERLALWAWPDLIDKRKAFSTVKVYLAAIAACHVGFGKKTASQHPLVCRFMKGARRLLPVSRPLVPPWDLAVVLEGLKGPPFEPLEEADLKHLSLKTVLLLALASAKRVSDIHALSTHPSCAQFAPGDVRMTLKPNPAFVPKVVGSCSPIDLVAFAASSGEQRSRTLCPVRAVRMYMDKTRGFRLSEQLFVSWANPHKGKPITKQRLSHWVVEAIALAYTSQGLQPPTGLRAHSTRSLASSWALFRGVSVQDICAAASWSSPLTFVRFYMLDVSAPCMARAVLES from the exons ATGCCCATATCCACTGCCCCCTTCTCGCGAGAAGCCACGGCTTCTCCCGGGACAGGGGACATAGGCAATACCGGTCCTACCATGTTGGCCAACGAATGCACAATGTCATCCAGTTGCCATGCCCGAACCTCACCTCAAGAGGGCACCATAGCACTGTTGTCGGAGCCTCTTGTCGTGAGAGGAGAGCTGCAAAGCGCGTCTCCCCTCTCACGCAGACGGGACAGGTGGCAGGCGCTCGCAGCATCACCCTGGGTTTTACGCACGATTTCGCGGGGGTACAGACTGCAATTTGCCGTCGCCCCTCCCCGGTTCTCCGGCATAATACATTCCCAGGCTCGGGGAGAATCAGCTCGCGTTTTGCAGGAGGAAATCCTCTCGCTGTTAAACAAAGGAGCTGTATCTGTCGTCCCTCCTGCACAAATTCAGAGCGGGTTTTACTCCAGGTATTTTCTCGTCCCCAAACGGGGGGGGAATGGGATCCGCCCCATCCTGGATCTGCGGGCTCTGAACAAATTTCTCAGGAAATACAAATTCAGGATGCTCACTCACGCATCCCTCTTGCGTTTGGTAAGGCAAAACGATTGGTTCACCTCCATCGATCTGAAAGACGCGTATTTCCACATTCCCATTTACCCCCCACACAGAAAGTATCTGAGATTCGCTTTCCAGGGGGTGTGTTACGAGTACCACGTTCTTCCTTTCGGCCTGTCTCTCAGTCCGAGGGTGTTCGTACGGTGCACGGAAGCGGCTATCGCCCCGCTGAGACGCCAGGGCATCCGCTTAGCGACATATCTGGACGACTGGCTCCTGTTGGCCCACACGGAGCAGGAGGTCAGAGCACACACGCATCTTGTCATACGTCACCTAACCGATTTAAGTTTTGTGATAAACGCCGAAAAGAGCATGCTTTCTCCGAAGCAAAGCATAATCTTTCTGGGATTATCTCTGGACTCGGTGTCATTCACGGCCCGCCTCTCGGCGGAGAGAGTGCAGACTTTCAAGGCATGCCTCGCGTTTTTTCGTCTGCGCAAATCTGTTCGGTTCAGATTATGTCTTCGACTTCTCGGTCTGATGGCGTCTGCCATCCTCGTGGTCCGTCTTGGTCGCCTCCACATGAGGGAATTCCAGCGGTGGGTGGCTTCCCTCAGGCTGGATCCTGTGCGTCATGGCGCACGGAGGGTTCTGGTCACACCGGAGTGCATAATGGCGCTGCGTCACTGGAGAGCCCCATCTTTCCTGACACGGGGAGTGCCCATGGGGCCTGTCTTGTCCAGGAAAGTGGTCACTACAGACGCGAGTCTGTCGGGCTGGGGCGGGATACACGAGGGCCGGGCTGTGAGAGGCCGCTGGAGCATCGGTCTCCAGAGGTCCCACATAAATTTCCTGGAGCTCTCGGCGGTGTTTCTCTCCCTGAAACATTTCCTCCCGTCACTGGTGGGTCGTCATGTTTTGGTGAGGATGGACAATACGACTACGGTGGCGTATATCAACCGACAAGGGGGCCTGCGCTCCCATCGGTTACACACGCTGGCACGCAGACTGATTCTCTGGAGCAGCGAGCGTTTCCTCTCCTTGAGAGCGACGCACGTCCCGGGGGCCTTGAACGCCGGTGTGGATCTGCTGTCCAGGGGCGGGCCGGTTTATGGGGAATGGACTCTGCACCCCAACGTCGTGAAACAGATTTGGACGCGCTACGGTCGGGCCGCGGTCGATCTGTTCGTGTCAAGGGAAAACACGCAGTGCGCGATGTTTTTCTCCCTGCGCAGTCCGGATGCCCCCCTGGGCATCGACGCTCTAGCGCACGCCTGGCCGCACGTGCTGCTTTACGCGTTCCCTCCCCTGGCCTTGATACCCCCCACACTCTCCAGAGTGAGGGAACAAGGCCATGCACTGATTCTGATAGCTCCTCACTGGCCTGCCATGCATTGGTTAGCGGAGATTTATCAGATGCTGCGCGCTCAGCCTTGGCAACTCCCGCTGCGCAGGGACCTGCTGTCGCAGGGGGGAGGGATGCTGTTCCACCCACACCCAGAGCGCCTGGCACTGTGGGCTTGGCCC GACCTGATCGACAAACGGAAAGCCTTTTCGACGGTCAAGGTGTATTTGGCAGCTATCGCTGCCTGCCATGTGGGATTCGGTAAGAAAACGGCGAGCCAGCACCCGTTGGTGTGCCGTTTTATGAAAGGAGCGCGCAGGCTTCTGCCGGTATCTAGACCACTGGTGCCTCCGTGGGATTTGGCTGTCGTTCTGGAGGGGCTGAAGGGCCCTCCTTTTGAACCGCTGGAGGAGGCAGACTTGAAACATCTGTCTTTGAAGACAGTGTTGTTGCTTGCTCTGGCCTCGGCTAAGCGGGTTAGTGATATCCATGCGCTCTCGACGCACCCTTCGTGCGCTCAGTTTGCCCCGGGTGATGTACGGATGACACTGAAGCCTAACCCGGCCTTTGTGCCTAAAGTGGTTGGTTCGTGTTCTCCTATTGATCTTGTGGCGTTCGCAGCCTCCTCTGGAGAGCAGCGGTCACGCACACTTTGTCCAGTTCGTGCTGTACGCATGTACATGGATAAGACTAGGGGCTTCAGGCTGAGTGAGCAGTTGTTTGTTTCCTGGGCTAATCCGCATAAAGGGAAACCTATCACGAAGCAACGCCTCTCCCACTGGGTGGTGGAGGCTATTGCTTTGGCTTATACAAGTCAGGGTCTACAGCCCCCCACAGGTCTGCGGGCGCACTCGACTCGTAGCTTGGCCTCATCCTGGGCCTTATTCAGGGGAGTGTCTGTTCAGGACATTTGTGCTGCAGCGAGCTGGTCCTCGCCTCTCACTTTTGTCCGCTTTTACATGTTAGATGTCTCAGCCCCGTGCATGGCACGCGCGGTCTTGGAGTCCTAA